TGCGTTTGGAGACTGCACACCAGCGCCAGGGCGCGCAGCGTCGGCGCGGTCACGGGTGCCCCACTCAACCCACCGCCTCACGGTCGACCAGCTCGGAGTGTCCCGCCTTGCGCGCGCAGTGCGCGCAGCAGAACATCGTCCCGGCCGCTTCCAGACCATGTCCGAGGATCCGGCAGCCGCAGTGCGCACATTCGGGTGCGACGTGGGCGGCCGCGCACTCGATGCTGTCGAAGGCCTCGGTGTGGCCCTCCCAGCTCACCGTGAAAGCCTTGTCGTAATCGTTTCCGCAGGTGGCACAGATCGCCATTGCACATCTCCCGACTCGTCGCCGTTGCCACAGACGACTTCCCGGCGCCGCACCGGGTTAAACCCGGTGCGCGGGCGCGCGGGCGGCTCAGGTGTCGCCCCGAACCTCTAGCATCTGCGCTCGTGACCCGGACCAAGCTCTGTCTCGCCGCGGGCCTCGGGGCGGCGCTCACCGGTCATCTCGCCGGGGTCGGCCTGCCGTGGGCGGTGCTGATCGGTGTGCTGGTGCCGCTCGGGATCGCGGCGCTGCCGCGCTTCGTCGTCGCCGTGGTGAACGGTGCGCGCACCCCCGGCCCCAAGGAGAGCACCGCGGCCGACATGTCCGGGCTGGAGTTCGAGGATTACGTCGCGCGCATCGCGAGGTCGTGCGGCCTGCCGGTCATCATGACCCCGCTCAGTGGGGACTGGGGTGTCGACCTGATCGTGGGCCGTCGGCCACACCGCATCGCGATCCAGTGCAAGCGGCAGTCCCGCCCGGTCGGGGCGGGCGCGGTACAGGAGGTGGTCGCCGGAGCGCCGATGCAGGACTGCACCGCGACGATGGTGGTGTCCAACAACGGGTTCACGCCGGCGGCACGCAAACTCGCCGAGTTGCACGGATGCGAACTCGTCGGCGGTGACGACCTGCCGCGCCTGCGGTCGATCCTGCGCCGCGCCGCGGCGGACGGATCCCCGCCCTGATCGGGTTCAGCGTTGGCCGAGCACACCGCGCAGCACGTCGAGGCACGCGTCGATGTCCTCGCGCGTCACCGTGAGGGCTGGGCGGAACCGCACCGAATTCACCCCGCTCGGCAGCATGATGACGTGGTGGTCCCACAGCTTTCGGACCAGCGCGTCACGGTCCTCTGGCGTGGGCATGCTGAAGGCGCACATCAGTCCGCGGCCGCGCGGGTCGACGACCAGCCCGGGGAATCGCGTTGCCAGCGCGCGCAATTCGTCGAGCAGGTACGCACCGGTGTCACGGGCGTTCCGTAACAGATCGTCGCGCTCGATCACTTCGAGGATGCGGCGCGAGCGCACCATGTCGACCAGGTTGCCGCCCCAGGTCGAGTTGATCCGCGAACTCACGGCGAACACGTTGTCGCGCACCTCGTCCACCCGCCGCCCGGCCATGACGCCGCACACCTGCGTCTTCTTGCCGAACGAGACGACATCGGGCGTCACGCCCAGTTGCTGGTAGGCCCAGGGGGTTCCGGTGATGCCGCAGCCGGTCTGGACCTCGTCGAAGATCAGCAGCGCGTCGAACTCGTCGCACAGTTGCCGCATGGCCGCGAAGAACTCGGGCCGCAGGTGGCGGTCTCCGCCTTCACCCTGGATGGGTTCGGCGATGAAGCACGCGATGTCGTGCGGGTACGCCTCGAACGCGGCACGTGCCTGCCGCAGCGACTCGGCCTCCAGCGCGGCCAGGCCCGCATCGTCGAGGCCGGGCCGGACGTAGGGCGCGTCGATGCGCGGCCAGTCGAACTTCGGGAAACGGGCCACCTTGACCGGATCGGTGTTGGTCAGCGACAGCGTGTAGCCGCTGCGGCCGTGGAAGGCGCCCCGCAGGTGCAGCACCCTGGTGCCCAGTCCCGGGTCGATGCCGCGGGCCTCGTTGTGGCGGCTCTTCCAGTCGAACGCCACCTTGAGGGCGTTCTCGACCGCGAGCGCGCCGCCGTCGACGAAGAACAGATGCGGCAGCGCCGGGTCGCCGAGCACGCGGCGGAAGGTGTCGACGAAGCACGCCATCGGCACGCTGTAGATGTCGGAGTTGCTCGGCTTGTTCACCGCGGCCTGCGCCAGCTCGGCGCGGAACTCGGGATCGTCGGCCAGTGCCGGATGGTTCATGCCGAGCGCCGACGAGGCGAAGAAGGTGAACATGTCCAGGAACTGCTCGCCGGATCGCGCGTCGACCAGATGCGATCCCCTGGAATTCTCCAGGTCCAGCACGAAGTCGAAACCGTCGGCCAGGATGCTGCGGGCCAGCGTCTCCCGGACGAGTTCGGGCGCGAGGGTCTGCCCGGCGTCCAGCGAGTCGGGACCGGAGGCAGGCGTGTTCAGCAGAGCGGTCATGCCGCCAGATTAGCGCAATTTTTACGGTCTACACGACCCGAGACCGCAAGAGTTACGGAATGTAGTCCCGAGCTGTGTAAAATGTCTGCAAGATTATGGTGCTGCGGGTCCGGACGTTCGCCGCGGTCCTGATCCGCTGCAGCAAGTCCTCCAGTGCACGCGCAGAGGCCACACGGACCTGAAGGATGTAGCTCTCGTCGCCGGCCACCGAATGGCACGACTCGATTTCGGGGATGTGCTCGAGCCGGGCAGGCGCATCATCGGGTTGGGACGGATCGAGAGGAGTGATCGCGACGAACGCCGAGAGCATGTTGCCCAACGCTTCGGGGTTGATCCGTGCCGCATACCCGGTCACCACACCGCGGGACTCCAGACGCCGCACACGGGCCTGCACGGCCGACACCGACAGCCCGGCCGCCGCCGCCAGGTGCGCCAGCGTCGCCCGCCCGTCAGCCACGAGTTCGCGGACCAGAATCCGGTCGATCGCATCC
This region of Mycolicibacterium goodii genomic DNA includes:
- a CDS encoding restriction endonuclease, whose translation is MTRTKLCLAAGLGAALTGHLAGVGLPWAVLIGVLVPLGIAALPRFVVAVVNGARTPGPKESTAADMSGLEFEDYVARIARSCGLPVIMTPLSGDWGVDLIVGRRPHRIAIQCKRQSRPVGAGAVQEVVAGAPMQDCTATMVVSNNGFTPAARKLAELHGCELVGGDDLPRLRSILRRAAADGSPP
- the lat gene encoding L-lysine 6-transaminase → MTALLNTPASGPDSLDAGQTLAPELVRETLARSILADGFDFVLDLENSRGSHLVDARSGEQFLDMFTFFASSALGMNHPALADDPEFRAELAQAAVNKPSNSDIYSVPMACFVDTFRRVLGDPALPHLFFVDGGALAVENALKVAFDWKSRHNEARGIDPGLGTRVLHLRGAFHGRSGYTLSLTNTDPVKVARFPKFDWPRIDAPYVRPGLDDAGLAALEAESLRQARAAFEAYPHDIACFIAEPIQGEGGDRHLRPEFFAAMRQLCDEFDALLIFDEVQTGCGITGTPWAYQQLGVTPDVVSFGKKTQVCGVMAGRRVDEVRDNVFAVSSRINSTWGGNLVDMVRSRRILEVIERDDLLRNARDTGAYLLDELRALATRFPGLVVDPRGRGLMCAFSMPTPEDRDALVRKLWDHHVIMLPSGVNSVRFRPALTVTREDIDACLDVLRGVLGQR
- a CDS encoding Lrp/AsnC family transcriptional regulator → MGEPDEQSLDAIDRILVRELVADGRATLAHLAAAAGLSVSAVQARVRRLESRGVVTGYAARINPEALGNMLSAFVAITPLDPSQPDDAPARLEHIPEIESCHSVAGDESYILQVRVASARALEDLLQRIRTAANVRTRSTIILQTFYTARDYIP